The genomic window AATATTTAAAAGCACACTTAAACTAAGTATTTGTAGTATGATTCAAGATTTAGATCAAGATAACTTACAAAATATAGTTTCAGAAAACGATACTGTTGTTGTACAATACTCAGCAACATGGTGTGGTAACTGTCGTATTATGAAACCTAAATTCAAGAAATTAGCAACAGAAAACGAAAATGTAACATTCGTAATTGCTGATGCCGAAAAATTTCCTGAAAGCAGAAAGTTAGCAACCGTAGACAACTTACCTACGTTCGCTACTTTTAAAAATGGTGAATTCAAAAATCAAGTACAAACAAATAAGTTCGATGTTTTAAAAGAACTTGTTGATGAAGTTATTTAATTATGAAATTACCTGTAATAAAGCAA from Winogradskyella sp. MH6 includes these protein-coding regions:
- a CDS encoding thioredoxin family protein, with product MIQDLDQDNLQNIVSENDTVVVQYSATWCGNCRIMKPKFKKLATENENVTFVIADAEKFPESRKLATVDNLPTFATFKNGEFKNQVQTNKFDVLKELVDEVI